A genomic region of Elaeis guineensis isolate ETL-2024a chromosome 9, EG11, whole genome shotgun sequence contains the following coding sequences:
- the LOC105051003 gene encoding uncharacterized protein → MGCAVAVGLVSRVMQRPRKASLGSSSGNSKYSQLVDPDAEVIALSPRTLLATNRYICEVCHKGFQRDQNLQLHRRGHNLPWKLKQRSSTEAKKRVYVCPEVSCTHHDPSRALGDLTGIKKHYSRKHGEKKWKCDKCSKRYAVQSDWKAHSKICGTKEYRCDCGTIFSRKDSFVTHRAFCDALTEENYRINHGLAAMVGSLHSQAQDMLSHSMPSLTTDTITNPSNSDQNSNNPLRSLSLNPLIPGSSDMLFNQSSAHTSCLQLSGSGSSSHHMPMGSSFMSATALLQKAAEMGAKVSDDSISPILLRGFTGYSATSRASGSRKEPFSGHGDTSSQQCLDSSIETSAVRNLGLMSTTSGGSYVENHSALQANSKWTTSDFRPTTFPLQGGVVNLSLPMRAENQNSTVVLEGQMQQNTCQGIAEDREVRMTQDFLGLGPLGNVGFGHPNYHDESAVALNYSDGQQPSGHAMYPYHQMPDSSNALEKPTWDF, encoded by the exons ATGGG GTGTGCAGTTGCAGTTGGACTGGTGAGCCGGGTCATGCAAAGACCCAGAAAAGCTTCACTTGGAAGCAGTTCAGGGAATTCTAAG TATAGCCAACTTGTAGACCCAGACGCAGAGGTGATAGCTCTTTCTCCCAGGACTCTCTTAGCAACAAACCGTTACATATGTGAAGTGTGTCATAAAGGCTTTCAGAGGGATCAGAACCTTCAGCTACACAGGAGGGGTCATAATCTTCCATGGAAGCTGAAACAAAGGAGCAGTACAGAAGCTAAGAAGAGGGTGTATGTCTGCCCTGAGGTGAGCTGCACTCACCATGACCCAAGCCGGGCTCTCGGTGACTTGACAGGCATCAAGAAGCATTACTCTAGAAAGCATGGTGAGAAGAAATGGAAGTGCGACAAGTGTTCCAAGAGATACGCAGTTCAATCAGACTGGAAGGCTCATTCAAAGATATGTGGAACTAAAGAATATCGCTGCGATTGTGGAACAATTTTTTCAAG GAAGGACAGCTTCGTGACTCACCGAGCATTCTGCGATGCACTGACTGAAGAGAACTACAGAATCAATCATGGACTCGCCGCCATGGTTGGAAGCTTGCATAGCCAGGCACAGGACATGCTCTCACATTCAATGCCTAGTTTGACCACAGATACCATAACAAACCCATCCAATTCTGATCAGAATTCAAACAATCCTCTAAGATCCTTGTCACTAAATCCTTTAATTCCAGGCAGCTCTGACATGCTTTTTAATCAAAGCTCAGCACACACGTCTTGTCTCCAGCTTAGTGGTAGTGGATCTAGCAGTCACCACATGCCAATGGGCTCTTCTTTTATGTCTGCAACCGCTTTACTCCAGAAAGCAGCGGAGATGGGAGCAAAGGTCAGTGATGATTCAATTTCTCCTATACTTCTCAGAGGTTTCACAGGCTACTCAGCTACATCCAGAGCATCGGGGTCTCGCAAGGAGCCTTTTAGTGGTCATGGTGATACTTCTTCTCAGCAGTGCCTAGACTCCTCCATAGAAACCTCAGCCGTTCGTAATCTGGGATTAATGTCCACAACCTCTGGTGGTTCTTATGTCGAAAATCACAGTGCCCTTCAGGCGAACTCAAAATGGACTACCAGTGATTTTAGACCTACTACATTCCCTCTGCAGGGTGGAGTAGTTAACCTCTCCCTTCCAATGAGAGCAGAAAACCAAAATTCTACGGTTGTTTTGGAAGGACAGATGCAGCAAAACACTTGCCAAGGGATTGCAGAGGATAGAGAAGTGAGAATGACTCAGGATTTCCTAGGCTTGGGACCCCTTGGGAATGTCGGTTTTGGCCATCCTAACTATCATGATGAGAGTGCAGTTGCACTAAATTATTCAGATGGGCAGCAACCAAGTGGACATGCAATGTATCCTTATCATCAGATGCCTGATAGTTCTAATGCATTGGAGAAACCAACATGGGATTTCTAG